A stretch of DNA from Acidaminococcales bacterium:
TTGCCATTGGGGAAATTAAAGCCAGCCTGTACCTGGCGCTGATAGTCAATAAATCCGAAAATAAATCCGACGATATAGGTTAGGGCCCAAGCCTTGCCCGTGTCTTTACCGGGGAGGGCAGCAGTTTGGCGGCATGGCCGGCCATGCCGCCAAACAAAAAAACCGCGGCGGCGGTTTTTTTGTTTGGCCAAAAGACATGCCGGCAGCCCGGCACCAGAGGTTTTGCAAGCCGACTTGCCGGCGGCGGAGACAAAGACGCGCCGGGCTCAATCGGCGCGCAGGCGGGCCTTCGCCCAGGCAAGGGCGGTCGGCGCCGCGGCTACGCCGCCGGCGGAAGTCTCTTTCAAGCTGGGCGGCAAACTCGCGCCCACCGACTTCATAGCGTCGAACACCTCATCGGCGGGGATGAAACTTTTTATGCCGGCGAGCGCCATTTGCGCGGCCGCCAGCGCCCCCACGGCGGCGGCGGCGTTGCGTTTTATGCAGGGGACCTCCACCAGGCCGGCCACCGGGTCGCAGACCAGCCCCAGCATGGATTTCAGCGCTATGGCGCTGGCGCCGGCGACCATATCCGGCCCGCCGCCCGCAAGGTCGGCGGCGGCGCCGGCGGCCATGGCCGCCGCGCTGCCGCATTCGGCCTGGCAGCCGCCGACCGCGCCCGAAAGCGAAGCGCGGGAAGCTATGACCAGCCCGATTACGCCCGCAACGGCAAGGCCTTTGCCGATGGCCACGCCGTCAAGTCCAAGGGGCTTTTCCAAAGCAAAAAGCACGCCCGGGATGATGCCGCTCGCCCCTGCCGTCGGGGCGGCCACGATCTTTCCCATGGAAGCGTTGGCCTCGCCTATGGACAGGGCAATTTGTATGGCGTCAGAGATGATCTCGCCGGTGATGTTGATGTAACTTTCTTGCGCGCGCGCAAGAAAAATCTTTCGCGCATCGCCTCCGGCCAGCCCTCCCCGGGTACTTTCCCCCCTAAGCCCGGCGCGCGCGGCTTCGCGCATGACCTCGGCACATTCGGACAGCTTGCCGACAAGCGCGTCCTCGCTGATTTCCAGTTCCGCAGCCTGGCTTTTGAGCGCGTACGCGCCGAAAGACAGGCCCTGCGCGGCAGCCGCTTGGACAAAATCCTGCAAAGAGAGTATTTTCTCCATTTTTACCTCATAGTATGCTGCCAATCAAACGGACAAATTTTATGCCGGGCATGGCGGCGATTATCGGCGCTACCCTTTTTTCCGCTGGCTGGTCGGTTTCGATTATCATAGCGGCAAGGCCGCCCTTTTGCCGCCGGAACACCCGCATGCCGGCTATGTTTATCCGCATTTCGGCGAGTATGCCGCTCACGGCGGAAACTATGCCCGCCCGGTCTTCGTGCAAGGTCAAAAGGGCGTCCAGTTCCCCGGAGAGTTCAACGGGAAAACCGTCGATGTTATTGACGCTTATGCGGCCGCCGCCCAGCGATACGCCGCCTACGCGGCAAAAATGGCCGCCGGCTCCGGCCAGGTGGAAAAAGGCGGTGTTGGGATGGACAAATTCGTCCGTTTGCGCGAAGTTAAAAGAATAAGCCAGGCCGACTTTCCCCGCTTCGTCCAAGGCGCGGGGGATGCGCCCATCGTCCGGGCGCCAGCCGAGCAGCCCGGCCAAAAGGGCGGCATCCGTTCCGTGCCCTTTGTAGGTGCGCGCGAAAGAGCCGTAAAGATCGATGGCGGCCTTGACCGGTTCCTCGCCCAGGATCTGGCGCGCCAAGAGGCCGAGGCGCACCGCGCCGGCAGTATGGGAACTGGAAGGCCCGATCATGATCGGGCCTATGATGTCAAAAAGGTTCATGTCGATTGCCCCGGCTTGAAGGGACTTCCCGCAGGGCGCAGGCGCAATTGACGCGTATGGCAGTATTTTGCGGCCGCCCGGAAGTTTTCATTCTTTCGGCTCGTTTATCCATTTGATGAGATTGTCCGCCGCTTTGTCGATAGAATCGGCAATGGTCTCGGAAAGCGGCCGGGCATCTTCTATGATGACCGGTTCGGGCGTTGTGTCGTGTTTTTTGTTTTCGGCGATCCGCAGGGAGGTTTGGGCGATATACTTATCGGAATCCAAAGGGATGCCGAAAAAAAAGGGGACAACATAAAAAATAAGCGCGGCAAAAAAGCAGCCTGTCAGCAAAAAACCAACGCACCAAGCAAGGATTGTCTCCACCAGTGATTTCAGCAGGATTAACAGTTTCTTGATCAAAGCCGGTTGCCCCCCTCTTTTGCCAAAGGTATTTCGCTGTAATGTTCGCCGCCCACCGTCAAAGACAGGCGGCGGCTGAACAGCCCGCTGAGAAAATCCTCGGCCTGCCTGAAGTTGTCTGCCGGCAGCCGGATGCTGACCAAGGCATCCTGTCCATATTCCACCGACAACACCGAAAACAAATCGCTGCCATAGAGAAAATTGGCCGCCTTGCCGATTTTGTGCGGACTTTCGGAAAAGGCGCAGTCAAACATCAACTGCCGGCGCGCGGTCCCGGCGGCAGCCACCGCTTCGGCGACGCTGCGGGCGTAGGCCCTTGCCAGCCCGCCCGCGCCGAGTTTTATGCCGCCGAAATAACGGGTAACCACCGCGAGGACATTTTGCAAGTTGTTTTTTTCCAGAACTTTTAACATGGGAAGCCCGGCCGTGCCGGCAGGTTCGCCGTCGTCGCCGGCCTTTTGGCAGGGCGCGGCGCCGCCGACGATGTAAGCGGAGCAGTTGTGCGCAGCGTCCCAGTACCGCTTTTTAAGCAAGGACATGGCGGCAAGGGCGTCCCCTTCGTCCGCCACTTTGCGCAAGGTGCAGATAAACCGTGATTTTTCTATGACAAATTGGGTTTGTATGTCTTTTTGGATGGTAAAAAAGGGCGATGGCGTCATTTCGCTTAAGGCTCCGCCAGTTTTGTCTTTATTTGCCGCCAAAGGGCAAAAATCCCGCGCGCCAAAACTCACCGGGCAAAGGATTGCCGCCGGGCGTGAAAGCCGCGCCATTTCAAGCTGAAGGGAAAAAGAAAAATGCGGCGCGGACAGTGGCGCCGCGCCGCAAAGCTTTGCTTTTCATGGTAGCCCCAAGGGGAGTTGAACCCCTGATTTCGCCTTGAGAGGGCGACGTCTTAACCGCTTGACCATGGGGCCGCGCAAATTTGGGCAAAGGCCGCGGACGGCCGCTCTTTGAGAAAGACAAAAAATTGGCTCCGGGGCTAGGACTCGAACCCAGACAAAATGATCCAGAGTCATTTGTGCTACCATTACACTACCCCGGAACGCCTGTCCATTATTATACACTTTCTTGCCGGGGTTAGGCAAGGAATTTGCGAAAAAACGCGCAAAAAAGTGTTTTGCGCTTCCGGCCGATAATTTCCCTCGTGAAACAAAATACAGAAAAAATGACTTAAAAATCATTGACAAAACATGCCTTTCGGTTTAGAATCTCTATATAGCCGAAAAGGCCTTGTAAAAGTAATGGAAGGCGCTTAGGGAAAACAGGCGGTTTGTCTGCGCCCGCATTATTTTTATACAAATGATAAGGAGGTTGTATCATGGAGCAGGAGATTGCGGGTGTCGCGAGAAATTTGAACATCATGTGGACGCTTATTGCAGGTATGCTGGTCTTTTGGATGCAAGCCGGCTTCGCCATGGTCGAGTCAGGCCTTTGCCGCTCCAAAAACACTTGCAATATCCTGATGAAAAATCTCATGGATTTTTCGATCGGATCAATTTTGTATTATTTAGTTGGTTTTGGCATTATGTTTGGCGCCTCTTATCACGGGCTTTTCGGCGTG
This window harbors:
- a CDS encoding YigZ family protein, with product MTPSPFFTIQKDIQTQFVIEKSRFICTLRKVADEGDALAAMSLLKKRYWDAAHNCSAYIVGGAAPCQKAGDDGEPAGTAGLPMLKVLEKNNLQNVLAVVTRYFGGIKLGAGGLARAYARSVAEAVAAAGTARRQLMFDCAFSESPHKIGKAANFLYGSDLFSVLSVEYGQDALVSIRLPADNFRQAEDFLSGLFSRRLSLTVGGEHYSEIPLAKEGGNRL
- the sdaAB gene encoding L-serine ammonia-lyase, iron-sulfur-dependent subunit beta, translating into MNLFDIIGPIMIGPSSSHTAGAVRLGLLARQILGEEPVKAAIDLYGSFARTYKGHGTDAALLAGLLGWRPDDGRIPRALDEAGKVGLAYSFNFAQTDEFVHPNTAFFHLAGAGGHFCRVGGVSLGGGRISVNNIDGFPVELSGELDALLTLHEDRAGIVSAVSGILAEMRINIAGMRVFRRQKGGLAAMIIETDQPAEKRVAPIIAAMPGIKFVRLIGSIL
- the sdaAA gene encoding L-serine ammonia-lyase, iron-sulfur-dependent, subunit alpha, which gives rise to MEKILSLQDFVQAAAAQGLSFGAYALKSQAAELEISEDALVGKLSECAEVMREAARAGLRGESTRGGLAGGDARKIFLARAQESYINITGEIISDAIQIALSIGEANASMGKIVAAPTAGASGIIPGVLFALEKPLGLDGVAIGKGLAVAGVIGLVIASRASLSGAVGGCQAECGSAAAMAAGAAADLAGGGPDMVAGASAIALKSMLGLVCDPVAGLVEVPCIKRNAAAAVGALAAAQMALAGIKSFIPADEVFDAMKSVGASLPPSLKETSAGGVAAAPTALAWAKARLRAD